One segment of Novipirellula caenicola DNA contains the following:
- a CDS encoding DUF2971 domain-containing protein → MDAKPETIFKYEPFSLRAVQNVKCHSVYFNSPSWFNDPFDCGLKPRIRDPSDVEVDAISAKMLSDATTPDKVRQLLVGLPKSQVKAQLISSAERIIEEQRDDFNNTKGVTCFSQCNDNMLMWSHYGGQHKGFCLEFDTTFEPLTKLRRVNYSADIPVVDITRFMLHDDYEHLIDLFCTKSIDWAYEREWRVLHADKGTVFTYEPNALRAIYFGAKMTKQDIDMICLVLYCQNPDVELFQGERSDSEFRIEFSSLGRASAYKPYAEAKRLGLE, encoded by the coding sequence ATGGATGCCAAACCTGAAACGATATTCAAGTATGAACCTTTCTCACTGCGCGCTGTTCAGAACGTCAAATGCCATTCTGTCTACTTCAACTCACCATCGTGGTTTAACGATCCTTTTGACTGCGGACTGAAGCCCCGAATCAGAGACCCAAGTGACGTCGAGGTCGACGCCATTTCCGCCAAGATGTTGTCCGACGCAACAACGCCAGACAAAGTGCGGCAACTGCTTGTAGGTCTGCCCAAGTCGCAAGTGAAAGCACAGTTGATCAGCAGCGCTGAACGAATCATCGAAGAACAGCGCGACGACTTCAACAACACCAAGGGTGTCACTTGCTTTTCCCAGTGCAATGACAACATGCTGATGTGGTCACACTACGGTGGTCAGCACAAAGGATTCTGTCTTGAATTTGACACTACATTTGAACCACTCACCAAACTTCGACGCGTTAACTACTCCGCAGACATCCCTGTGGTTGATATCACACGCTTCATGCTGCATGACGACTACGAACATCTAATCGACCTCTTTTGTACTAAATCGATCGATTGGGCATACGAACGCGAATGGCGGGTACTTCACGCTGATAAGGGAACCGTATTCACGTACGAGCCCAACGCGCTGCGCGCCATCTATTTTGGTGCAAAAATGACAAAACAGGACATCGACATGATTTGCCTTGTACTTTACTGCCAGAACCCAGATGTAGAACTGTTTCAAGGGGAACGCAGCGACTCCGAATTCAGGATCGAATTCTCGTCTTTGGGTCGTGCTTCGGCATACAAACCATATGCTGAAGCCAAGCGATTGGGATTGGAGTAA